In a genomic window of Nothobranchius furzeri strain GRZ-AD chromosome 14, NfurGRZ-RIMD1, whole genome shotgun sequence:
- the lig4 gene encoding DNA ligase 4, whose translation MEGTSKHGAPGEPTVAAQVPFLHLCTTLEKIQKSKLRPDKSKILGDFIESWRKFHSALHKENPQTTDSFYSAMRLIVPPFERERMAYGIKESMLAKLYIDVLGLPKNGPEANKLLNYRAPTTSQGEAGDFASMAYFVLKNRCASQGNLSIKEVNDFLDSVAINNASKQKDLVKKSLLHLITQSSALEQKWLIRMILKDMKLGVSKETVLQVFHPDAAELYNVNTDLNKVCQQLHNPSVSLSEVSIELFSAFKPMLAAVANIRNVEKQMGNSPFYIETKLDGERIQLHKDGDVYKYFSRNAFEYTQQFGGSPLEGSLTPHIHNAFKRDIVSCILDGEMMAYNPTAETFMQKGSKFDIKKLMNDSELQTCFCVFDVLLANNRKLGKETLKHRHEILQTIFTPINGRIHVVPKTEVRTMQQVVGALNDAIDSREEGIMVKDPLSLYKPDKRGEGWLKIKPEYVDGLMDELDLLIVGGYWGKGRRGGMMSHFLCAIAEAPKPGEKPSVFHSFCRVGSGYTMKELYDLGLKLAKHWKVYKKKDPPASILCGTEKPEVYIEPCNSVIVQVKAAEIVASDVYKTNCTLRFPRIEKIRDDKEWHQCMTLAELDQFRSKASGKLASRHLNIDYNEPQKKKRKLPAKTKKVVGVIDHFKPQDLTGVSKETDMFEDVEFCILNGSEDHPKSELEKGVARCGGFVVQNPGRDTYCVIAGVENMRVKNLISSNQHDVVWASWLVECLDQKEVVPWQPRHMIHMSPSTREHFAKEYDIYGDSYFVDTDEQQLREVFGRISNVNAAGVNAAQVEERYGWDDLPTSMFRPFTVYLDVLANIGDPKSTVPVTSLDIRALEVRYHGGTVVQKLEEGVSHVIVEGEERLLDLRTLRRSFKKKFKIVRDKWVTDSVTAGHLVDDTDYLV comes from the exons ATGGAGGGGACTTCCAAACATGGTGCTCCAGGTGAGCCAACTGTTGCTGCTCAGGTCCCGTTTCTTCACTTGTGCACCACGTTGGAAAAGATCCAGAAATCCAAACTTCGTCCAGATAAATCCAAGATCCTGGGGGATTTCATTGAATCGTGGCGAAAGTTTCATTCTGCCCTCCACAAAGAAAACCCCCAAACTACAGACTCCTTCTACTCTGCTATGCGCCTCATCGTTCCCCCGTTTGAGCGAGAGCGAATGGCGTATGGAATAAAAGAAAGCATGCTAGCTAAGCTTTATATCGATGTTTTAGGCCTTCCAAAGAATGGCCCAGAGGCCAATAAGCTGCTGAACTATCGCGCTCCAACCACATCCCAAGGAGAAGCTGGAGACTTTGCCAGCATGGCATACTTTGTGTTGAAGAACCGATGCGCGAGCCAAGGAAATCTTAGCATCAAAGAGGTCAACGACTTCCTGGACTCAGTTGCAATAAACAATGCCAGCAAGCAAAAGGACCTTGTTAAAAAGAGTCTCCTGCACCTCATCACCCAAAGCTCTGCTCTTGAGCAAAAGTGGCTCATTAGAATGATTCTGAAAGATATGAAGCTTGGAGTCAGTAAGGAAACGGTTCTCCAAGTCTTCCACCCGGATGCTGCAGAGCTCTACAACGTCAACACGGACTTGAACAAGGTGTGCCAGCAGCTCCACAACCCTTCCGTGTCCTTAAGTGAAGTTTCTATCGAACTTTTCTCCGCCTTTAAGCCGAtgttggcagctgtggctaatatTCGCAACGTTGAGAAGCAAATGGGCAACAGCCCTTTTTACATTGAGACAAAGCTGGATGGGGAACGTATTCAGCTGCACAAAGACGGAGACGTGTACAAGTACTTCAGCAGAAACGCTTTTGAATACACGCAGCAGTTTGGTGGCTCGCCCCTAGAAGGATCGCTGACTCCTCATATTCATAACGCTTTCAAACGCGACATTGTGAGCTGCATCCTGGATGGAGAGATGATGGCGTACAACCCAACGGCGGAGACGTTCATGCAGAAAGGGAGCAAGTTCGACATCAAGAAGCTGATGAACGACTCAGAGTTGCAGACATGCTTCTGCGTGTTTGACGTGTTGTTGGCGAATAACCGAAAGCTTGGCAAAGAAACGCTAAAACACCGCCATGAGATCCTTCAGACCATTTTCACACCGATCAATGGAAGGATTCATGTGGTGCCGAAGACTGAAGTCCGAACCATGCAGCAGGTGGTCGGCGCACTTAATGATGCCATTGACAGCAGAGAAGAGGGAATCATGGTAAAGGATCCTCTGTCCCTCTACAAGCCTGATAAACGAGGAGAAGGCTGGCTAAAAATAAAACCAGAGTACGTGGACGGCTTGATGGACGAGCTGGACCTACTGATTGTTGGCGGCTACTGGGGAAAAGGAAGACGAGGTGGGATGATGTCTCATTTCTTATGTGCCATTGCTGAAGCCCCAAAGCCTGGCGAGAAGCCATCAGTTTTCCATTCCTTCTGTCGCGTTGGCTCAGGCTACACCATGAAAGAGTTGTATGACCTTGGTTTGAAGCTTGCCAAGCACTGGAAGGTCTACAAGAAAAAGGACCCTCCAGCATCCATCCTGTGTGGGACAGAGAAACCAGAGGTTTACATCGAACCGTGCAACTCGGTCATCGTCCAGGTTAAGGCAGCTGAGATTGTTGCAAGTGACGTGTATAAAACCAACTGCACGCTGCGCTTCCCCAGAATTGAAAAGATCCGCGACGATAAGGAATGGCATCAGTGTATGACCCTGGCAGAGCTAGATCAGTTCCGTAGCAAGGCGTCTGGGAAACTGGCCTCACGGCACCTTAACATTGACTATAATGAACCACAAAAAAAGAAGAGGAAGCTGCCAGCCAAAACCAAGAAGGTGGTTGGTGTAATTGACCACTTCAAGCCCcaagacctgaccggggtttccAAGGAGACCGATATGTTTGAAGATGTAGAATTCTGCATCCTGAACGGCTCTGAAGATCATCCGAAGTCTGAACTGGAAAAAGGCGTAGCCAG GTGTGGCGGTTTCGTGGTTCAAAACCCAGGACGGGACACCTACTGCGTGATTGCCGGCGTGGAGAACATGCGCGTGAAGAATCTGATTTCATCCAACCAGCATGATGTCGTTTGGGCCTCTTGGCTGGTGGAGTGCCTTGACCAGAAGGAAGTGGTGCCATGGCAACCTCGCCACATGATTCACATGTCACCCTCAACACGGGAACACTTTGCCAAGGAGTATGACATCTATGGTGACAGCTACTTCGTGGATACTGATGAACAACAGCTGCGTGAGGTGTTCGGCCGAATAAGCAACGTCAATGCGGCAGGGGTGAACGCAGCTCAGGTAGAGGAGCGTTATGGTTGGGATGACCTTCCCACGAGCATGTTCAGACCATTCACAGTCTACCTGGATGTTCTCGCCAACATCGGCGATCCAAAAAGCACCGTACCCGTCACCAGTCTAGACATCAGAGCACTGGAGGTTCGCTACCATGGAGGTACGGTGGTACAGAAGTTAGAAGAAGGAGTTTCACATGTGATTGTGGAAGGAGAGGAGAGACTTCTGGATCTGAGGACCCTGCGGCGCTCTTTTAAGAAGAAGTTTAAAATCGTGAGAGACAAGTGGGTGACTGATTCAGTCACAGCAGGGCATCTGGTAGACGATACTGACTACTTGGTTTGA
- the nalf1a gene encoding NALCN channel auxiliary factor 1 isoform X2: MTRGAGTCWQQDDDDGFQIWLEPPRNNQKPFTDSERAQRWRLSLASLLFLTILLSDHLWFCAEAKLARTPDKFASSHLRSPQTPSAHSSLRGNPRAIFLGNSTKHLWRLETCQQDTLSGDCFTLADADELCRGLSDRDGTRAVNMSDLYLSFCNSYSLLDLFRGSTSPDNLNCSLDALSEGDASRCSECVQAYQRYDQHAQEKYEDFELLTLKYEPGEYSVRTCMEQCKVFTVSTLLHIESSFIKFKRWFPCLMCRKSVSLSLSLSLSLSLSLSLSLSLSLSLSHSLTHSLTHSHHQMVHAVLAWSRPRARLSDRLVMELVSGADFSTTESSSTPLNGFHPAPFTEALANPRWPPFSLAEAGSALGWGVGGYLTRPST, encoded by the exons ATGACCAGGGGTGCTGGGACGTGTTGGCAGCAAGATGACGACGACGGCTTCCAAATCTGGCTAGAGCCCCCCCGCAACAACCAAAAGCCATTCACCGACTCAGAGAGGGCGCAGAGATGGCGACTGTCCTTGGCATCCCTCTTGTTCTTAACCATCCTCCTCTCTGATCACCTGTGGTTCTGCGCCGAGGCCAAGCTGGCCCGGACCCCGGACAAGTTCGCGTCCTCCCACCTCCGCTCCCCTCAGACCCCCTCAGCACACAGCAGcctcagaggaaacccacgcgctATTTTTCTAGGAAACTCTACCAAACATTTGTGGCGACTCGAAACTTGCCAGCAGGACACTTTGTCCGGCGACTGCTTCACGTTGGCGGATGCGGACGAGCTTTGCCGGGGCCTCTCGGACCGAGACGGGACGCGGGCCGTGAACATGAGCGATTTGTACCTGTCCTTTTGTAACTCCTACTCCCTGCTGGATTTGTTCCGCGGCTCCACGAGTCCGGACAATTTGAACTGCAGCCTCGACGCGCTCTCGGAGGGCGACGCGAGCCGATGCAGCGAGTGCGTCCAGGCGTACCAGCGCTACGACCAGCACGCGCAGGAGAAATACGAAGACTTTGAGCTCCTGACTCTCAAATACGAGCCGGGGGAATATTCAGTGAGGACGTGCATGGAGCAGTGCAAG GTGTTCACCGTGTCCACTCTGCTGCACATTGAGAGCAGTTTCATTAAATTCAAGAGGTGGTTTCCCTGCTTAATGTGCCGGAAGtcagtttctctctctctctctctctctctctctctctctctctctctctctctctctctctctctctctctctcactctctcactctctcactcactctctcactcactcacatcaCCAAATGGTGCACGCAGTCCTAGCCTGGTCCAGGCCTCGTGCTCGCCTGTCTGATCGGCTCGTGATGGAGCTTGTGAGCGGAGCTGATTTCAGCACCACGGAGAGCTCCTCCACTCCGCTGAATGGTTTTCACCCAGCTCCATTCACAGAAGCTCTGGCCAATCCCAGATGGCCTCCATTCAGTCTAGCAGAGGCGGGTTCTgcattggggtggggggtggggggatatCTAACTAGACCATCTACCTAG